In Afipia sp. GAS231, a single window of DNA contains:
- a CDS encoding SDR family oxidoreductase: MGLLDGKVAIITGAGGGLGEAYAKLFAREGASIVVNDLGGPRDGSGGDKSMAQKVVDAIKAEGGKAVANGSDISTIAGGQSVFDDAIKNFGRADILVNNAGILLDETFAKSKETNWDKVIRVHLKGTYCCTMPVFKWQRENGGGVIVNTSSTSGLIGNFGQTNYGAAKGGIWGLSNVLAIEGRKYNIRIWTLAPGALTRMTADLPRYIENPKAALGPDGIAPAVLYMVSELSGDQTGKTLGVSGPRGVREMRMMEMEGWKPPGEGWKAEDVVTHAKEIFFSEEQIKMGARRF, from the coding sequence ATGGGATTACTCGACGGCAAGGTTGCAATCATCACCGGTGCGGGCGGCGGGCTCGGCGAGGCCTACGCCAAATTATTCGCGCGCGAAGGCGCTTCGATCGTGGTCAACGATCTCGGTGGACCGCGTGACGGTTCCGGCGGCGACAAGTCGATGGCGCAGAAGGTCGTCGACGCGATCAAGGCGGAGGGCGGCAAGGCGGTCGCCAACGGCTCCGACATCTCGACCATCGCCGGCGGCCAGTCGGTGTTCGACGACGCCATCAAGAATTTCGGCCGCGCCGATATCCTGGTGAACAATGCCGGCATCCTGCTCGACGAGACCTTTGCCAAGTCCAAGGAAACCAACTGGGACAAGGTGATCCGGGTTCACCTCAAGGGAACCTACTGCTGCACCATGCCGGTGTTCAAATGGCAGCGTGAGAACGGCGGCGGCGTCATCGTCAACACCTCCTCGACCTCCGGCCTGATCGGCAATTTCGGCCAGACCAACTACGGCGCCGCCAAGGGCGGTATCTGGGGACTGTCGAACGTGCTGGCGATCGAAGGCCGCAAGTACAACATCCGGATCTGGACGCTGGCCCCGGGCGCGTTGACCCGCATGACCGCGGACCTGCCGCGCTATATCGAGAACCCCAAGGCCGCGCTCGGCCCCGACGGCATCGCACCGGCCGTGCTCTACATGGTCAGCGAATTGTCGGGCGACCAGACCGGCAAAACCCTTGGCGTTTCCGGCCCCCGCGGCGTCCGAGAGATGCGGATGATGGAAATGGAAGGCTGGAAGCCCCCGGGCGAGGGCTGGAAGGCCGAGGACGTGGTCACCCATGCCAAGGAGATCTTCTTCTCCGAGGAGCAAATCAAGATGGGCGCGCGGCGGTTCTGA
- a CDS encoding MaoC/PaaZ C-terminal domain-containing protein has product MPIKYEELMALKSLGQKYAYTDREVMLYAYGIGMGADPMDEKELAFVNEAVATPRPLKVVPTFASVAAWGAGPGEMNLNRVMVVDGERDITFHKPFATAAHITADSTVLDCFDKGKDKGAVIRHQTVLRDDKGEKLATLVASRFARGDGGFGGPSEGQPEPHKVPTRAPDKIVDITTRPDQALVYRLCGDRNPLHSDPGFAKKAGFPAPILHGMCTYGITCRGVLQTFADYDSSAFKQHSARFSSPVYPGETVTMELWKDGNVVSFEAKVKSRNVTVIKSGRTVLG; this is encoded by the coding sequence ATGCCGATCAAGTACGAAGAGCTGATGGCCCTGAAGAGTCTCGGCCAGAAATACGCCTATACCGATCGCGAAGTGATGCTCTATGCCTACGGCATCGGCATGGGTGCCGACCCCATGGATGAGAAGGAGTTGGCCTTCGTCAACGAGGCCGTCGCGACGCCGCGGCCGTTGAAGGTGGTGCCGACGTTTGCATCGGTGGCGGCCTGGGGCGCCGGACCCGGCGAGATGAATCTCAACCGCGTGATGGTGGTGGACGGCGAACGCGACATCACCTTCCACAAGCCGTTTGCGACCGCGGCCCACATCACCGCCGATTCCACCGTGCTCGACTGCTTCGACAAGGGCAAGGACAAGGGCGCGGTGATCCGGCATCAGACCGTGCTCAGGGACGACAAGGGCGAGAAGCTGGCGACGCTGGTTGCCTCGCGCTTCGCCCGCGGCGACGGCGGCTTTGGCGGGCCTTCCGAAGGCCAGCCCGAGCCGCACAAGGTGCCGACCCGCGCGCCCGACAAGATTGTCGACATCACCACGCGTCCGGACCAGGCGCTGGTCTATCGTCTCTGCGGCGACCGCAACCCGCTGCACTCGGATCCCGGCTTTGCCAAGAAGGCCGGCTTCCCGGCGCCGATCCTGCACGGCATGTGCACCTACGGCATCACCTGCCGCGGCGTGTTGCAGACCTTTGCCGATTACGACTCGTCCGCCTTCAAGCAGCACTCGGCGCGGTTCTCGTCGCCGGTCTATCCCGGTGAGACCGTGACGATGGAATTGTGGAAGGACGGCAACGTCGTTTCGTTCGAAGCCAAAGTGAAATCGCGCAACGTCACCGTGATCAAGAGCGGCAGGACCGTGTTGGGCTGA
- a CDS encoding Zn-ribbon domain-containing OB-fold protein, whose protein sequence is MADAKKYPTPQGNPETTQFWDAAKQGKLLFKRCTACGEPHYFPRSICPFCFSDKTVWEESSGEATIYTFSLMRKSATGPYAIAYVTLKEGPSLQTNIVDCDMDKLKVGQKVKVVFKPTDGAPLPFFTPA, encoded by the coding sequence ATGGCCGACGCCAAGAAATACCCGACGCCGCAAGGCAATCCCGAAACCACCCAATTCTGGGACGCCGCCAAGCAGGGCAAGTTGCTGTTCAAGCGCTGCACCGCCTGCGGCGAGCCGCATTACTTCCCGCGCTCGATCTGCCCGTTCTGCTTCTCCGACAAGACGGTGTGGGAAGAGAGTTCGGGCGAGGCCACGATCTACACCTTCAGCCTGATGCGCAAATCCGCCACCGGTCCGTATGCGATCGCCTACGTCACCCTGAAGGAAGGCCCGTCGCTGCAGACCAATATCGTCGACTGCGACATGGACAAGCTCAAGGTCGGCCAGAAGGTGAAGGTGGTGTTCAAGCCAACCGACGGCGCGCCGCTGCCGTTCTTCACTCCGGCCTGA
- a CDS encoding thiolase domain-containing protein gives MTIKGKAYIAGIYEHPTRHAPDKSTAQLHAEVAKGAIEDAGLTKADIDGYFCAGDAPGGAMPMVDYLGLKVRHFDSTDTGGCSYLVHLGHAAEAIAAGKCSIALITLAGKPRTGPMPPRSAGAEADFEAAYGATTHNVYGMCAMRHMHDYGTTSEQLAWIKVAASHHAQYNLHAMLKEVVTVEDVLNSPMISDPLHRMDCCVVTDGGGALIVTTPEIAKSLKKPLVRMIGHGEAMKGPRGGKDLDLTYSAGVWSGPRAFEEAGVTPKDIKYASIYDSFTITVLMQLEDLGFCKKGEGGKFVADGNLISGVGKLPFNTDGGGLCSNHPVNRGGMTKIIEAVRQLRGDAHPKVQVPNCDLAVAHGTGGLLGVRHAASTCILERA, from the coding sequence TTGACCATCAAGGGCAAAGCCTACATTGCCGGGATCTACGAACATCCAACCCGGCACGCACCCGATAAATCCACCGCACAGCTCCATGCCGAGGTCGCCAAGGGGGCGATCGAGGACGCCGGGCTGACCAAAGCCGACATCGACGGCTATTTCTGCGCCGGTGACGCCCCCGGCGGGGCGATGCCGATGGTCGATTACCTCGGCCTCAAAGTTCGTCATTTCGATTCCACCGATACCGGCGGCTGTTCCTATCTGGTGCATCTCGGCCATGCCGCCGAAGCCATCGCGGCGGGAAAATGCTCGATCGCGCTGATCACGCTGGCCGGCAAGCCGCGTACCGGCCCGATGCCGCCGCGGAGTGCCGGCGCCGAGGCCGATTTCGAGGCCGCTTACGGCGCTACCACCCATAACGTCTACGGCATGTGTGCCATGCGCCACATGCACGACTATGGCACCACCTCTGAACAGCTCGCCTGGATCAAGGTCGCAGCCTCACATCACGCGCAATACAATCTGCACGCGATGTTGAAGGAAGTCGTCACCGTCGAGGACGTGTTGAACTCGCCGATGATCTCCGATCCCTTACATCGCATGGATTGCTGCGTCGTCACCGACGGTGGCGGTGCGCTGATCGTGACCACGCCGGAGATTGCAAAAAGCCTGAAGAAGCCACTGGTGCGCATGATCGGCCATGGCGAAGCCATGAAGGGTCCGCGCGGCGGCAAGGATCTCGACCTGACATACTCGGCCGGCGTCTGGTCCGGCCCGCGCGCGTTCGAGGAAGCCGGCGTTACGCCCAAGGACATCAAGTACGCCTCGATCTATGACAGCTTCACCATCACCGTGCTGATGCAACTCGAGGATCTCGGCTTCTGCAAGAAAGGCGAGGGCGGCAAGTTCGTCGCCGACGGCAACCTGATCTCGGGCGTCGGCAAATTGCCGTTCAACACCGACGGCGGCGGCCTCTGCAGCAACCATCCCGTCAACCGCGGCGGCATGACCAAGATCATCGAGGCGGTACGCCAGCTTCGCGGCGATGCGCATCCCAAGGTGCAGGTGCCGAACTGCGATCTCGCGGTCGCCCACGGCACCGGCGGACTTCTCGGCGTGCGCCATGCCGCCTCAACCTGCATTCTGGAGCGCGCATAA